A region of the Amycolatopsis sp. cg13 genome:
GAGCCGAACCGTTCCTGATCATCGGAGCCATGGCAGGCGGCTGACCACGAACCACCGGCCGAGGGGAAGAACCCCAGGCCTCGGTGCGTCCCGGGGGCGCACCGAGGCCCGGGGCTTACGCCTGCGGGGCCGGATCTTTTCGGGTTCCCTCCTGGCGGGCCGAGTCTTTCAGGCTCCCTCCTGCCGAGCACGCCCAAGCCGAGCCGGGCGCGACGAAATCACTCGCACCAGACTCGTAGGACCCCATGGAACTTTCTCAGCAGTGCGGTGGGCGGCGGGTTCGTTGTGGCGGTGCCGATCAGCGGATGCTGTGCACCGTCTGGCGAGACGGGCTGGGTGGCTCCGTTGCTGCGAAGGTCCGTGAGGGGAACCCTGAGGGAATCAGATTCCCTCAGGGTTCCCCTCACGGACCTCGGCACAGCGTGCCGAGCCCGTCGCGACGAGGGCGAGCCTCGCGCGCTACCGAGGCCGCCCTGGAGAACCCGGCCAGGATCAGTCCCGCACCGGTTTCACCGGGTCATGGCCCAGCGACATCAACCCCTGCCGCCACCCCGCGTCGCCTGCCACCGGTTCCAGGTCGTCCCGGCGCGAGGCGTGCACCCGGTCCACCACGTCGCGCATCACCTCGACATCGCGCTCGTTCACATCCGACCGGCGTTTGCCCAGGATCGACAGCACCTGACGGCCGGTCGCGGGACCCGCCTGGTCCGGCAGCGGCTCCGTCTCCATGCCGGCTTCCCGGGTGCGCAGCCAATCAGCCAGCTCCCGCGAGGTCATGTTCACCACCCGGTGGAATTCCGTCCACAGGTCGTCGTCCACGTGCGCGGCCACCTCGATCACCTCCCGGAGTCGTCGGTAGGCCGGTTACCCGGGCCACCAGACGGCAAACCCGCTAGCTTCGAGTCCACATAGGACCGGCCACGGGCGGCGATTCGTGTCAGGGCGGCACATCCTGGCTCCGGAGCACCCGCGCGGACCGCAGACGCGATCGTCCGGTGGTCGTCCCACGACCGGGAAAGGTCGCCGTGTTCGGTGAGTTCCTCCAGGAGCCGGTCGGCCATCAGGCGGCGCAGCGGGAGGCGGATCGCGAGCATGCTGCGCAGCAGGATCCGGTTATGTGCGGCTTCGGCCAGCGCGACGTGGAATTCCGCATCCGCCTCCAGGAAGCGGTCGCGGTCGGTCAACGCCGCCGCCATCCGGTCGACCAGATCCGTCAAGACCGCCAGCTCAGCGGCGGTTCGACGGCGAGCGGCCAGAGCGATGATGGTCGACTCGATCGCTTCCCTGGCCTCGACCAGCTCGCGATACTCCGCCACGTCCGAAGCGCCCAGCTGCCACGGGACGAACCGCGCCGCCGTGGGTTCCAGTACGAACGTTCCGACGCCCTGGCGCGTCTCGACCCAGCCGCGCGCCTGCAGCGTCCGGACTGCTTCCCGGACGGTCAGCATCGACACCCCGGCCGAGGCCGCGAAGTGCCGCAGCGACGGCAGGGCGGTCCCGGGAGGCCATTCGCCGCCGAGGATTTTGCGGGCCATCTCTTCGACCAGCGAATCCACCACGCTCACCCGCCGCACCCGGGCCAGCTCCGGCGGCGGTCCCCTCCGTCCCGAGGTCATCGCGTCAGCGTACGGATTGACGGCACTGTTTCAAACACCTAAATTCAGACCGGGATGCCCACCGAAACTGACCTGCTCGCCGACCTCCGCGCGAACGTTCGCGGCGAGGTGCACGCCGACGTCCGCCGTCGCGCCGAGTACTCCACGGACGCGTCCAATTACCGTGTCGTGCCGCAGGTCGTCGTGCTGCCGAAAGAAACTGGCGACGTTCTCGCGACCCTCGAGATCGCCCGCCGCCACGGTGTTCCGCTGACCAGTCGCGGCGGGGGCACGTCGGTCGCGGGCAACGCGATCGGGCCGGGCGTGGTGGTCGACTTTTCCCGGCATCTCAACCGCATTGTCGACCTCGACCCGCAAGCGCGGACCGCGGTCGTCCAGCCCGGCGTCGTCCTCGCCGACCTCCAGCGCGCCGCCGCGCCGCACGGGCTGCGCTTCGGTCCCGACCCGTCGACGCACGCGCGCGCGACGCTCGGCGGCATGATCGGCAACAACGCCTGCGGCCCGCACGCGATCGCCTACGGCCGGACTGCGGACAACGTTCGCGAGTTGAGCGTGGTCGACGGCACCGGACGCCAGTTCACCGCAGGCCCCTCCGACGCGGTGCCGGGTCTCGCCGAGCTGATCGACACCCGGCTTAGCTTGCTGCGCACCGAATTCGGCCGGTTCAGCCGTCAGGTCTCCGGCTACTCGCTCGAGCACCTGCTGCCGGAGAACGGCCGCTCGCTCGCCCGCGCGCTGGTCGGCACCGAAGGCACCCTGGCGGTCACGCTGGAGGCGACCGTCGACCTGGTCGACATCTCCCCCGCGCGGCTGCTGGTCGTGCTCGGCTATCCGGACATGGCGACGGCTGGCGACGTAGTGCCCGGGCTGCTGCCGCATCGGCCGCTGGCCGTCGAGGGGCTCGACGCGCGGCTGGTCGACCTCGTGCGCCACCATCGCGGCAACGTGCCCGCGCTCCCGGATGGCGGCGGCTGGCTGATGATCGAGGTCGGCGGCGAGACGGAAGCCGAGGCCCGGCACAATGCCGAGCGGCTCGTCAAAGATTCCCAGGCGCTCGACCACGTCGTGCTGGCCCACGGCGCCGAGGCCGCCGCGATGTGGCGGATCCGCGAGGACGGAGCCGGGCTGGCTGGCCGGACTCCGGCCGGCGAGCAAGCGTGGCCAGGCTGGGAAGACGCCGCCGTCCCGCCCGAACGGCTCGGCGCGTATCTGCGAGATTTCGACGCTCTCCTGGACGAATACGGCCTCGAAGGGCTCCCGTACGGCCACTTCGGCGACGGCTGCGTGCACGTCCGGCTCGGGCTGCCGCTCGAACGCGACGCGTCGGTGTTCCGTGCGTTCATGAGCGCCGCCGCGGACCTGGTCGTCGGTTACGGCGGCTCGTTCTCCGGCGAGCACGGCGACGGCCGGGCGCGCGGCGAACTGCTGCCGAAGATGTACTCGGCCGAGACGATCGAACTGTTCGGCGCGGTCAAGAACCTGTTCGATCCCGGCGACCTCCTCAACCCGGGCGTCGTCGTCCGGCCGCATCCGCTCGACGCCGATCTTCGCCGCCCGCAAGCACATCCGCTCCCGGTCGTCGCGGGCGGGTTCTCCTTCTCGCACGACGGCGGCGACTTCACCCGCGCCGTGCACCGCTGCGTCGGAGTAGGGAAATGCCGCGCCGACAACCGGGCCGTCGGCGGCTTCATGTGTCCGTCCTATCTGGCCACTCGCGACGAGAAGGACAGCACGCGCGGCCGCGCCCGGGTGCTGCAGGAGGTCGCGAACGGCTCGCTGGTGTCCGGCTGGCCGGACGACGCGGTGCACGAATCTCTCGATCTTTGCTTGTCCTGCAAGGCATGCAGCAGCGACTGTCCGGCCGGAGTGGACCTGGCGCAGTACAAATCCGAAGCCCTGCACCGGAAATACCGGCACAAGATCCGCCCCGTTTCGCATTACACGCTGGGCCGGTTGCCGGACTGGATCCGCCTGCTGCACCGAATCCCGGTTCTCGGCCCGTTCGTCGTCAACGCGCTGATGTCGTTGCGCCCAGTCGAGAAAGTCCTGTTAGCACTGTCTGGAGTGGACACACGCC
Encoded here:
- a CDS encoding DUF3140 domain-containing protein; protein product: MAAHVDDDLWTEFHRVVNMTSRELADWLRTREAGMETEPLPDQAGPATGRQVLSILGKRRSDVNERDVEVMRDVVDRVHASRRDDLEPVAGDAGWRQGLMSLGHDPVKPVRD
- a CDS encoding FadR/GntR family transcriptional regulator; translation: MTSGRRGPPPELARVRRVSVVDSLVEEMARKILGGEWPPGTALPSLRHFAASAGVSMLTVREAVRTLQARGWVETRQGVGTFVLEPTAARFVPWQLGASDVAEYRELVEAREAIESTIIALAARRRTAAELAVLTDLVDRMAAALTDRDRFLEADAEFHVALAEAAHNRILLRSMLAIRLPLRRLMADRLLEELTEHGDLSRSWDDHRTIASAVRAGAPEPGCAALTRIAARGRSYVDSKLAGLPSGGPGNRPTDDSGR
- a CDS encoding FAD-binding and (Fe-S)-binding domain-containing protein produces the protein MPTETDLLADLRANVRGEVHADVRRRAEYSTDASNYRVVPQVVVLPKETGDVLATLEIARRHGVPLTSRGGGTSVAGNAIGPGVVVDFSRHLNRIVDLDPQARTAVVQPGVVLADLQRAAAPHGLRFGPDPSTHARATLGGMIGNNACGPHAIAYGRTADNVRELSVVDGTGRQFTAGPSDAVPGLAELIDTRLSLLRTEFGRFSRQVSGYSLEHLLPENGRSLARALVGTEGTLAVTLEATVDLVDISPARLLVVLGYPDMATAGDVVPGLLPHRPLAVEGLDARLVDLVRHHRGNVPALPDGGGWLMIEVGGETEAEARHNAERLVKDSQALDHVVLAHGAEAAAMWRIREDGAGLAGRTPAGEQAWPGWEDAAVPPERLGAYLRDFDALLDEYGLEGLPYGHFGDGCVHVRLGLPLERDASVFRAFMSAAADLVVGYGGSFSGEHGDGRARGELLPKMYSAETIELFGAVKNLFDPGDLLNPGVVVRPHPLDADLRRPQAHPLPVVAGGFSFSHDGGDFTRAVHRCVGVGKCRADNRAVGGFMCPSYLATRDEKDSTRGRARVLQEVANGSLVSGWPDDAVHESLDLCLSCKACSSDCPAGVDLAQYKSEALHRKYRHKIRPVSHYTLGRLPDWIRLLHRIPVLGPFVVNALMSLRPVEKVLLALSGVDTRRRAPRFARRSFTRSRRRIREQGPEVVLWADSFSDGMDTEVAEAVAAVLADAGYRVLVPPRRPCCGLTWITTGQLDTARRKLRDLVHTLRPYAQAGLPIVGVEPSCTAVLRSDLLDLFPDDPDAATVSAAVTTLAELLAKTDGWQAPDLSGVTVVAQPHCHHHSVMGFEADQALLATTGAELQTLAGCCGLAGNFGMERGHYDVSVAVAENALLPALRDNPDAVFLADGFSCRTQADQLAGVRGVHLAQLLKRP